Genomic segment of Streptomyces longhuiensis:
CCTTCGGCGTCAAGGGAGCGCAGATCCCGGCCATCGTCCGTGGTGTCGTGGCCATCGCCTGGTTCGGCATCCAGACGTACCTGGCGGCGTCCGTACTGGGCGCGCTCGTCAAAGTGCTCTTCCCCGGGCTGCGCTCCCTCGACGAGAACTCGATCCTCGGACTCTCCACCCTGGGCTGGGCGACGTTCCTGACCCTGTGGGTCATTCAGGTCGTCATCGTCAGCTACGGCATGGAACTCATCCGCAAGTACATGGCGTTCGCGGCACCGACGATCCTCATCACCATGTCCGCGCTGGCGATCTGGATGTTCATCCGCGCCGACGGCTCCATCTCCATGTCGACCGGGCACGCGCCGCACGGCCTCGACATGTGGCGCCAGATCTTCGAGAGCGCCGCCCTCTGGGTCGTCATCTACGGCACCTTCGTGCTCAACTTCTGCGACTTCACACGTTCCGCCAAGAGCCGCCGGGCGATCGTGCGCGGCAACCTCGTCGGCATCCCGGTCAACATGCTGTTCTTCGCCGGGATCGTGGTCGTGCTGAGCGGGGCCCAGTTCAAGCTGAACGGCGAGGTGATCACCGGGCCCGAGGACATCGTGCGCTCGATCCCCAACACGTTCCTGATGGCGGCGGCGTCACTCGCGTTCATCACGCTCACGATCGCGGTGAACCTCATGGCGAACTTCGTGGCGCCGATCTACGCCCTCGTCAACCTGTTCCCGCGCACGCTCAACTTCCGCCGCAGCGGCGTGGTGAGCGCCGTCATCGGCCTGGTCATCCTGCCGTGGAACCTCTACGACAACCCGACCGTCGTGAACTACTTCCTCGGTGGCCTCGGAGCACTGCTCGGCCCCATCTTCGGCGTCGTCATGGCCGACTACTGGCTGGTCCGCAAGACCCGTGTGAACGTCCCCGACCTCTACACCGACGATCAGCAGGGCGACTACTTCTACCAGCGCGGGTTCCACCTGAAGGCCATCGCCGCCTTCGCGCCCGCCGCGGCCGTCGCCGTCGTCATCGCGCTCGTCCCCGCCTTCAAGTCCGTCTCCGGGTTCTCCTGGTTCATCGGCGCGATCCTCTCCGCCGTCGTCTACCTGGTCCTCGCCGACCGCAAGAGGGCGACCAGGGATGTCGACGGTGAGGCCATCGCGGTCGACGCCGCCTGATTGCTCCGCACCACCCTCGTACCGCCTTCGGCCCAGGCCGGACCCGGCAAAGAAAGCCCAGAAATGCGCATCCTCGTCGTCAACGTCAACACCACCGCCTCGATGACCGAAGGCATCGGCGCCCAGGCCGCCGCCGTCGCCTCACCGGGGACGGAGATCGTGCCCCTCACTCCGCCGTTCGGCGCGGAGTCCGTCGAGGGCAACTACGAGAGCTACCTCGCGGCCGTCGCCGTGATGGAGGCGGTCCGTTCCTACCCGCACCCCTTCGACGCCGTCATCCAGGCCGGGTACGGCGAGCACGGACGGGAGGGGCTCCAGGAACTCCTCGACGTCCCGGTCGTCGACATCACGGAAGCCGCGGCGAGCACCGCGCAGTTCCTCGGCCACCGCTACTCCGTGGTCACCACGCTCGACCGGACCGTGCCGCTCATCGAGGACCGGCTCAAGCTCGCTGGGCTTTCCGACCGCTGCGCGTCGGTGCGGGCCAGCGGCATGGCCGTACTGGAGCTGGAGAGCGACGAGGAAGCCGCCGTCGAGGCCATCGTGGAACAGGCGGCCCAGGCCGTCGAACGCGACAAGGCCGAGGTGATCTGCCTCGGTTGCGGCGGCATGGCCGGCCTCACGGAGCGAGTCGTCAAGCGCACCGGTGTCCCCGTCGTGGACGGCGTCGCGGCGGCCGTCACCATCGCCGAGTCCCTCGTCCGTCTCGGCCTCTCCACCTCGAAGGTACGCACGTACGCGGCGCCCCGCCCCAAGGCCATCAAGAACTGGCCGCCGCGGGCCGCGTGAACAAGGAGGCCGGGGCCGCTTCACGCGGTGGTGTCACGGCCGGCTCATCAGGATGCGGCGTGATGTGCGTGGCCCGCCATGCGGGCCACGCCAGAACCTTCAAGTGCGCGTGAACCAACGGCCCTGATGGGAAGTCTCAGTCGGAGGCCCTGGTCTGACGAGGCCTTGGTGGGAGGCCCTCGATCGGAGTGGGCGTCCCGTGCGTTCCCCCCGCCGTCAGCGGACGACGTCGAACACCTGCTTCTGCAGACCGTTGGCGTACGCCTCGGACTCGACGAGCGAGAGCTTCTGGGTGTCCTTGTCCGTGTCGCTGAACAGGCGCTTGCCCGCGCCGAGCAGCAGCGGGAAGACGAGCAGGTGGTAGCGGTCGATGAGGCCGGCGTCGGAGAGGCTCCGGTTGAGGGCGGCGCTGCCGTGGATGATGATCGGCCCGCCCTCGGTCTCCTTGAGCGCGGCGACCTCGTCGAGGGACCGCAGGATCGTGGTCTCGCCCCAGTCCGCGACGAGCTCGTCCTCGGTGAGCGTGGTGGAGACGACGTACTTGGGCATGGCCTTGTACTGGGCGAATTCCTCCATGCCGGGCCAGACCGGGCTGAACGCCTCGTAGCTGACGCGGCCCATCATCATGGCGGCGGCCTCCTGCTGCTCGCGGCCCTTGATCTCGAACGACTCCGGGAGGAACTCGACGTCCTTGAAGGTCCACCCGGAGTTCCGGTAGCCGGGCTCGCCACCGGGGGCCTCGACGACGCCGTCGAGCGAGACGAAGGCGGTGCTGATCAGAGTGCGCATCTCAAGGTCTCCTGATGTGTTCCGTACCGTCCGGCGGGCGGTTGGCAGGTGGTGATCCGGTCTTCCGGGTGTTCGGCCGGTGGCCGATACGGCTGCTCGCCCGCGGATCTCCACTGTCACTGACTGGATGACTGCGGCGCCCGTACAAAATCATCGGCGCGCACCGGACCACTGTTGGTGTCCGACGACGGAGCCACGTGGCGGAAGGTGACAACTGGCACCTTTCCGAACGACCGCACCGCCTACGTCGTCCCGGTGGCCCCGGTCACCGCGCGCGCCACGTCGCCCTGCGGGCGCTGAGCGAACACGGCGACCAGAACCGGTTCGCGGTGGTGGCGGAGCTGGATGTGGTGCGGGGGCGTTGAAGGCCGGGGCCTTTCAACCCCTAGTCGTCCAGCGCCGGTTGCGGCGACAGGGCCAGGAGCTGTCGCGTGTGGCCGGGCAGTTCCACGTCCGCCAGGCCTGTGATGAGGTCCCTGAGCGGGAGGGGCTGATTGACCAGGACCTTGTCGTGGGACAGCAGCAGGGCGTGCACCGGTGTGTCGAGTTCGGTCTCGCTCAGCATCGGGCCGCCGAGGGCGCAGAGGGCGTCTGCCTGGAGGCGGATACGCTCCCGGAGCCCCGCGTTGCCGCCGGCGAGCTCGATGACGTGCTCGATGGTCCAGTTGTCGTGCGCCGTGCGGGTGTCGTACGTCGTGGGTGCTCCCGCGGACGCGGCGGCGACGGTCGAGATGGTGGTGGCGTTGACGATGGCGACGTGGGCCAGGATCTGGTCGGCGTTCCACTCGCCCGTGGGCGGGACGGGGCTCGAGTCCCCGGAACCGGCCACTGTGGCGGCGGCGTCGAGCAGGGTGCGGTAGGCGTCCCGAAGGGAAGTGGTGTCCACGATGGCTTCTTCCTTGAGTCCTGCGCGGAGTGACTGGGGGGAAGCGGCTGTTGTGCCTGCCGTTTCAGGCGTGCGAGCTCGACATGCTCCACGGCGCCTGCGGGAGCACCTCGCCGGTCTCGAGCAGCGACTTGAGGTTCGCGAGAACGGCCGGCCATCCCTGTGAAATGCCGTTCAGCATCTCCAGGTTGGGCAGGTTCTCGTGTGTCACGGTGAGTCGGACGATGTCTTCGTGCGGCTCGACGAGGAAGGTGACGACGGACGGGTCGCGTGGCGGCTGGGCGTCAGGGGTGTCCTCGAACGTGATGACCAGACGCGTCGGCGGCTCGGCCTTGAGGACTTGACCGACGACGTCGACGGCTCCCGACCCGTCGACGCGTCGGTGCTCCCAGGCCGAGCCCGGCTGCCAGTCGGAGACATTGGCGTGTCCCCAGTATTGCGCCGTCAGGTCTGCGTCCGTCAGGGCCTGCCACACCTGCTCCGCGCCGGCCCGGATGTAGGTGACGTAGACGTAGGACGGTACGGATGCTGATCCGCTGCTCATGGCGTACTCCTCTGCCTGGTTCTTGATGGCGCTGATCGCTTGCAGGCGTGGCTTGTCGAACTCGGAGATCCAGCGTTCCTCGATCTCGTGGATCGGGGCCGGATTGAGGTAGTGAAGCCGTTCGCGTCCGCGCCGGACGACGGTCACGAGGCCGGCCCGCACCAGGATGTCGAGATGCTGGGTGGCCGACTGGCGCGCCATGTCCAGGCGGTCGCACAGCTCGCGCAACGTCTGGCCGTTGTGCTCGCGCAGACGGTCGAGCAGCCGCCGCCGGGTGGGATCGGCCAGCGCTTTGAAGACCTGGTCCATCGCTGTCGCTTCGTGGCTCACACTCCGATTATGCAGGTATTCACCTGCATAATGCCAGCGGTCGTGAGGAGTGGGTTCCTGCGCGCCTGGAGTGCCCTGGTCGTCTCCCGTGTCAGAGGTCGGCGGGGGGCGGCGCTTCCGCGGGTGTGGCGGCGGGCCCGGCGGCGATGCCCGGAAGCGCCGGAGCCCCGCGTCGTCCGGCCAGCCGGCACCCGAGGCAGTCCGCGTGCCCGCCGCGCGCGGCGCGGTCCCGGCCCCTGAGATCCGAAGGCCGCGGGCCCGGCGGCTTGCCCCAGCCCGCGAGGTGGAGGCCCCAAGTGACCAGCCCCGCCGAGGCCAGGACGCAGATCCCCGGCCAGATCCCCGGGCGCAGGCCGCAGATGCCGAGGCCGGTGATGATGGCCCCGCAGGTGGCAACGGCGAAGCCGGCCCACCCGGCGACGGTGTGCCCCTCGTCGTGCCGGTGCGTGTCGGGCTGTCCGCCCGGATGCCCCTCCGCCTGCCCGGCCGAGTGCCTCTCTGCCTGTTCGCCCAGAAGTCCCTCGATGTGTCCGGTCGGTTGCGTGTCCAGATGTCCGTTCACGGGGTGCGGACCTCCTCGGCTTGCGCTATTTGTTGGGCGACTGAATTTGTTGAGTGACCACTCAAGAATGGACCGTAGCATGAGTTCTTGAGCGAGCGCTCTAGAATGGTGGGCATGAGCAAGGCACGAGGGCGTCCGCGCACGTTCGACCGGGACGCGGCGCTGGAGGCGGCCATTCGACTGTTCTGGGAGCGCGGCTTCGAGGCGACCTCGCTGGGCGAGCTGACGGAGGCGATGGGGATCCGTCCGGGCAGTCTCTATGCGGCGTTCGGCGACAAGAAGGCGCTCTTCAGGGAGGCCGTCGAGGTGTACGGGCGGTCGCCGGTGGGGTCCTTCCCGGCGCGTGCGCTGGCCGAGGAGCCGACGGCTCGCGGCGCCGTGTCCCGGATCTTGCGTGAGGCGGCGGTGGTCTACGCGGATCCGGCGCACCCGGCGGGCTGCCTGGCCATCAGTGCGGCCACCAACGTCACCGTGCAGGACGAGGAGATCGCCACGTTCCTGCGCGACGTGCGCAACGCGGGCCTGGCCGCCATCGAGGAGCGCCTGCGCCAGGCTCAGGAAGAAGGCGAGCTGCCTGCCGCGGCCGATGTGTCGGCCCTGGCCTCCTACTTCGCCGCGATCGTGCAGGGGCTTTCACAGCGGGCGCGGGACGGAGCCGACGCGGCCGAGCTGTCCCAGGTGGCCGAGCTGGCGCTGGCCGCGTGGCCCGGCGGCGACTGACGGCTGCGTCTGGGCCCTTCCGTCGTCGGTGAACCGGCCCGCGAGCGCGCCGGACGCGCCGTCGGCGACACGGTGGGCATCGCGCCCGAACGGAGGTGCCGACCACATCGGGCTCGTCCTCGCCTGCTCGCCCGCGCCCGCCACCGTTCGCCCCAACCGCACGACTGAACCCGACTCCGCGTGCCCGACGCTCAAGACCGCCGCGGACGTGTGGCTCAGTTGCCTCTCAACTGCTCGCGCAACACCGCGCGCAGTGAGGTGGGTTCGCGTCCGATCAGGGTGGCGAGGGTCGGGTCGACCGTCGCGAATTCGCCGGCGCGACCGGCGGTGAAGACGCCGAGCAGCTGGTCGGCCGTCCCGGCGGGAACGCCGTGGCCCACGAGCTGTTCGCGGAACGCGGCATCAGGCGTCGTGATCCTCTTGACGCCGCGGCCGCCGACTTCCGTGGCGATGGCGGCGATGTCGTCGAAGGTCAGTGCCTGTGCGGCGGTGAGCGGCGGGGTCGGGCCGTCGAAGCGGCCCTCGTCGGTCAGGACGGCTGCCGCCGCGTCGGCGAGGTCGGCGTGCGCGGTCCAGCTCACCGGCCCGTCCGCGGGGAGTTCGACTTCTCCGGACTCCGAACCATGCCCCAGGAACTGCAGCGCACTCGTGGCGTAGAAGCCGTTGCGCAGCGAGGTGAACGGCACGCCGCAGGCGCGCAGGGCTTCCTCGGTGGCGGCGTGGTCACGACAGGGCTCGAAGAGCGATGTGGGGCTCGCGCCCATGTGGCTGGTGTAGAGAATGCGCCGGGCGCCCGCTGCGACCGCCCCCCTTATCGCGGCGCGGTGCTGTCGCACGGCCTCCTCGCCCATCTTGTCGACGGAGACGATCAGCACTTGCGAGGCGCCCTCGAAGGCGTGCGCGAGACCGGCGGCGTCGCTGAAACTGCCTTGTCGCACGCGCACCCCCCGCTCGGCGAGGTCTCTGGCCTTTTGCGGGTCGCGGACGCTGACGCCGACCCGGTCCGCGGGCACGCGTGCCAGCAGGCTCTCGACGATCTGACACCCGAGCTGTCCGGTCGCTCCGGTAACGATGATCATGGTTCACTCCCATGCATGGTTCCAATGGAATCGTATTCAGCGTAACATCGATATTAACGATGGTAACGTTCGTATTGTATCGTTGATATATGCCACCACGTTCACGAGGGAGCCGCGGCGCGGCCGCCGTCGAATCCGAGACCGCGACCACGGAGCGCGAGCCCCGGCAGCGGGTGATCGAGGCCGCCGCCGAGCTGCTGGCGCGCGAGGGCCGTGACGCGGTCACGACGCGCGCCGTGGCGGTCGCGGCGGGCCTGCAACCACCCGCCATCTACCGGCTGTTCGGCGACAAGGACGGCCTGCTCGAAGCGGTGGCCGAGCACGGTTTCGCCAAGTTCCTCGCAAGCAAGACAGTTGCTCCTCATCCGCAGGACCCGATCGAGGACCTGCGGGCCGGATGGGATCTGGCTGTCGAGTTCGGGCTCGACAACCCCGCGCTGTACACGCTGATGTACAGCGAACCCACGACGACCTCGTCGGCCGCGTTCGAGGCGGGCATGAAGATCCTCATGGGGCGCATCCGGAGGCTCGCCGCCGGCGGATGGCTCAGGGTCGACGAGGAGCTGGCCGCCATGATCATCCATGCCACGGCGCGCGGCGCGGTCCTCACCTGGCTGTCACTGCCCGAAGACCAGCGCAATCCGGCCCTGTTGACGGCGCTCCGGGAGTCCATGGTCGCCACCGTCACCAACCAGGAACCGGCCGTGCAGGCCGCGGGCCCGGCCGGCGCCGCTCGCGCCCTGCGTGCCGCGCTGCCCGAACAGACAACCCTCAGCGGGGCGGAGCAACACCTGCTGACCGAGTGGCTGGGGCGCCTCGCCGCCGACGGCTGAGCTCTCGGCCCTCTCGTTCCCATCGGGCGGGGCTCGCGCGGTCTGGCACGCCCATCTGCGGCGTTGTCGTCAATCACCGGTTCCCGCGAGTCGGACGAAATGCCCTAGCCCGCCGGTGGCAATGTGCCGCGCGCCCTCTCGTGCCTGCCGTCACTTCGCCCGTACCTGGCAGCACAATCGCCCCTGTCAGGACGCATGGGCGTGTGTGAGCCGCACGCGGCACCGAGGGGAACGACCTATGGACATGGCAGAGTCTCCGAAACGCAGAGTCCTGCTCGCCGGCGCACTGGCGAGTGCCACGGTCGCGCTCGCGGGGTGCACACCGACCAGCGCCGTCACCACACCGTCCAGTGCTACGCCGTCCAGTACTTCGTCGTCCGGCGCTACGTCGATGCCGCCGCCGACCACGCCCGCGGCTGCCTTCGCGAGGCTGATGGAGGGCAACAAGCGCTGGGTGAGCGGGGACCTGCAGCACCCGGACCGGGATCCGGACCGTCGCGAGTTCGTGGCTCAGCAGCAGGAGCCGTATGGGTCGGTCCTCTCGTGCATCGACTCCCGCGTACCGCCTGAACTCCTCTTCGACACCGGGCTCGGCGATCTCTACGTGATGCGCACGGGCGGGGAGGCCATCGGGCCGGTCGTCACCGGTTCCGTCGAATACGGACCCATGACGAGCGGCACCCCGCTCATCGTGGTTCTCGGCCATCAGCGGTGCGGCGCGGTCAAGGCGGCGTACGACTCTCTGCGTGACGGCAAACCGCTGCCGGGCAACCTGCAGGCGATCGTCAAGGCTCTGGAACCGGCCTATCGGCAGGCAGTCCGCGAGGGTGGCAGCGACCCTGTCGAGACCATGGCCCGCGCGCAGGTCACCTTGACCGCGGCCGATCTGCGTACCAACGACGACCTTGCTCCACTCGTGAAGAAGGGCGACCTCGCCGTCGTGGGCGCCTACTACTCTCTCGACACCGGCAAGGTGGAAGTCCTGTCCGGCGCACCGTCCTGAACCGGCCCGCGCCGCGGATCGTCTCAGCCGGTGAGGAAGTCGATGAGGCTGTGCGGTGCCCGGTCGTCGAGGCAGAGCGCCAAGAGCTTGTGCGCATCCGCGGCTTCCGACTCGCTGCGCGGGAACATCGCCTCTTCGTAGGCGGTGAGTGCGGCTTCGAGGTCGTCGGCGTGCGCGGCGATCGCCTGCCCGAGCTCGGCGCCGTCCAGCATCGCCAGGTTCGCGCCCTCGCCGGACGGCGGCATGAGGTGCGCGGCGTCACCGAGGAGCGTCACCCCGGGAACGCGGTCCCACCGGTGCCGGTTCGGGAGCGTGTGGATGGTGCGCGGCACCGGTGCGGTTTCGCCGTCGGTGATCAGCGCGGTGAGTTCCGGCGCCCACCCGTCGAACTCGGCCGCGACCCGAGCGGTCGCGGCGGCGGCGTCGGTGAAGTCGATGCCGGCGATCCACTCGGCGGGGCACTTCAGTTGCACGTACGTGTGCAGGATGTTCCCCGCCTCGCGGTGCGCGGCGATCCCCTTTCCAGGGGCGAGTGCGAACATCGCGCCGTCGCCGACCGCCTCGGCCGCCGCGGAGTGCCGCTCGTCGGCGTCGTGCAGGTAGGTCTCTATGAACGTCGTGCCGACGTACTCGGGCATGGCGTCTGAGAGCAGCGGCCTGACCTTTGACCAGGCGCCGTCCGCGCCGACGAGGAGTTCGGTGCTCACGGTGGATCCGTCCGTGAACGTCACTTCGTGCCGCCCGTCGCCGAGCGCCGCGACGCCGGTGAGCTTCTTCCCCCACCGGACAGTCCCCGTGGGCAGGGAGTCGACGAGGATGCGTCGCAGGTCTCCGCGGAGCACCTCGGGCCGCGCGCCGTTGCCGTTGTCGGGTTCGTCGAGGAGCACCTTTCCGTGCCGGTCGAGCGCGCGCGTGGCCTCGCCACCCTCGTGGATGATCGCGCGGAATTCGGCGGTGAGGCCGGCTGCTTCCAGCGCGAGCTGCCCGTTGTGGGCGTGGATGTCGAGCCTGCCGCCCTGTGTGCGGGCCTCGGCCGAGGGCTCGGCCTCGTAGACCGTCGCGGGGATGCCGTGGACGTGGAGGACACGGGCGAGGGTCAGCCCCCCGAGGCCTGCGCCGATGATCGTTACGGGTGTGGTCATGGTCGTTCCTTGCCTGTGCACGCCTGCCGGGCGGGAATCCGGCAGGTCATCTCGTCTCTGGAATGTTGTTCCACAGCCAGGCTGGAACTCTGTTCCAGAGATGTCAAGCTGGAACGAGGTTCCAGTCCTATGTCAGGATGTGCGCATGGCAACCAGGACGCGTCGTCCAGAACGACGGGAGGAGCCGCTCTCCCGTGAGCGCATCGTCGAGGCCGCGATCGGGCTTCTCGACACGGCGGGCGAGAGCGGACTCACGTTCCGGGCGCTGGCCGAGCGACTCGCCACCGGGCCGGGCGCGATCTACTGGCATGTCGCGGGCAAGGACGAACTCCTCGGCGCCGCCACCGACGCCGTCGTCGCCGGCGCCATGACCGCCGACACCGTCGACGCCACGCCGCAGGACGCGATCCGCGCCCTGGCGCTCGGGGCGTTCGACGCGATCGACGACCACCCGTGGATCGGCGCCCAACTCACCCGCGCCCCGGGGCAGTCGCCGATGATGCGGGTCTTCGAACACATCGGGCGCCAGGTGCAGGCGCTCGGGGTGCCCGCCGCCGACCAGTTCACCGTCGCGTCCGCGCTGTGGAGTTACATCCTCGGAGTGGCCGGACAGAACGCGGCCAACGCCCGTTCGGCCCCGCCGGACACGGACCGGACCGAGTTCCTGGGCGCCGTCTCGGCGGTCTGGGCAAACCTCGATCCCGACGAGTACGCGTTCACCCGCAGCGTCGCGGGCCGGCTGCGCGATCACGACGACCGGGAAGAGTTTCTCGCCGGCATCGACCTCATCCTCACCGGAATCACCGCCGGTCGATAGCCGTCCGAGCAGCTGACGTGTTCGGGGACGGCGTGGTGAAGGAGACAAATGCGGGCATGAGGCGCGAGCGCCGACCGCCCCGATCCCGTTCGGCGTGACCCGGCCGGTCTACGCGGCCGGGAGGTGCCGCACGGATCGGGGAAGGGACTGAGGATGCGTCTGTTCCCCGAGCGGCTGGTGAAGCTGCTGAGCCGTGTCCCCCGTGGCAGTCGGCTCGTGAAACGGCTGAGGCACCCGGCCGCTGTGCAGACGCTACGGGCCACCGTCGCCGCGACGATCGCCTACGTCATCGCCCTGCACCTCAGCCGCGAACCGGTCCCGCTGACCGCGCCCCTGACCGCTCTCCTCGTCGTGGAGGTGACCCTTTACGCGACCGTGAAGATGAGCATCCGCCGCATCAACGCCGTGGTCGTCGGAGTGTTCATCGCCATCGGGTTCAGCGCCTTGGTGGGGTTGAGCTGGTGGAGCCTGGGGCTGATCATCCTCGCCTCCCTCATCATCGGGCCCCTCGTCCGCGCGAACGAGTTCGTGCCCGAGGTGGCGATCAGCGCCATGCTCGTACTCGGCGTCACCCAAGTGGCATCGAGCGCATGGGACCGCGTACTGGAAACCCTGATCGGAGCCCTGACCGGGCTCGCCTTCAACCTGTTCTTCGCCCCGCCTCTCTGGGTGGACACGGCGGGCGACGCCCTGGAGGACCTCGCCCGGCGCATGCGCCGGCTGCTCGTCGAGCTCGCCGACCAGCTCGACGACGAGACCCCCTGGCCGGTCGCCGCGGAACGACTCCACGAGGCGCGCCGCCTCGATCAGGACATCGCCGACGTGGACGCCTCCCTGCGGCAGGCCGAGGACAGCCTCCGGCTCAATCCGCGTGTGCGGGAAGGGCGACTGCATCGCGTGGTGCTGCGGACCGGCCTCGACACACTCGAAATCTGCACCGTCGTGCTGCGCGTCATCGCCCGGACCCTGACGGACCTGGCCAAACAGCGTGAAGAGGAGTGGCTGCTCGAACCCGAGGTGTCGATGGCGATGCGCGATCTGCTCGGGCACGTCGGGGACGCGGTG
This window contains:
- a CDS encoding NCS1 family nucleobase:cation symporter-1, with product MAAVHEKPPTAAVDGEPRTSPGLYSPDLAPTKKEGRRWGAYSVFTLWGNDVHSLGNYAFAIGLFALGMSVWNILVAFAVASALLFLLLTLSGYMGNKTGVPFPVMSRIAFGVKGAQIPAIVRGVVAIAWFGIQTYLAASVLGALVKVLFPGLRSLDENSILGLSTLGWATFLTLWVIQVVIVSYGMELIRKYMAFAAPTILITMSALAIWMFIRADGSISMSTGHAPHGLDMWRQIFESAALWVVIYGTFVLNFCDFTRSAKSRRAIVRGNLVGIPVNMLFFAGIVVVLSGAQFKLNGEVITGPEDIVRSIPNTFLMAAASLAFITLTIAVNLMANFVAPIYALVNLFPRTLNFRRSGVVSAVIGLVILPWNLYDNPTVVNYFLGGLGALLGPIFGVVMADYWLVRKTRVNVPDLYTDDQQGDYFYQRGFHLKAIAAFAPAAAVAVVIALVPAFKSVSGFSWFIGAILSAVVYLVLADRKRATRDVDGEAIAVDAA
- a CDS encoding aspartate/glutamate racemase family protein; protein product: MRILVVNVNTTASMTEGIGAQAAAVASPGTEIVPLTPPFGAESVEGNYESYLAAVAVMEAVRSYPHPFDAVIQAGYGEHGREGLQELLDVPVVDITEAAASTAQFLGHRYSVVTTLDRTVPLIEDRLKLAGLSDRCASVRASGMAVLELESDEEAAVEAIVEQAAQAVERDKAEVICLGCGGMAGLTERVVKRTGVPVVDGVAAAVTIAESLVRLGLSTSKVRTYAAPRPKAIKNWPPRAA
- a CDS encoding dihydrofolate reductase family protein, encoding MRTLISTAFVSLDGVVEAPGGEPGYRNSGWTFKDVEFLPESFEIKGREQQEAAAMMMGRVSYEAFSPVWPGMEEFAQYKAMPKYVVSTTLTEDELVADWGETTILRSLDEVAALKETEGGPIIIHGSAALNRSLSDAGLIDRYHLLVFPLLLGAGKRLFSDTDKDTQKLSLVESEAYANGLQKQVFDVVR
- a CDS encoding ArsR/SmtB family transcription factor; this encodes MDQVFKALADPTRRRLLDRLREHNGQTLRELCDRLDMARQSATQHLDILVRAGLVTVVRRGRERLHYLNPAPIHEIEERWISEFDKPRLQAISAIKNQAEEYAMSSGSASVPSYVYVTYIRAGAEQVWQALTDADLTAQYWGHANVSDWQPGSAWEHRRVDGSGAVDVVGQVLKAEPPTRLVITFEDTPDAQPPRDPSVVTFLVEPHEDIVRLTVTHENLPNLEMLNGISQGWPAVLANLKSLLETGEVLPQAPWSMSSSHA
- a CDS encoding TetR/AcrR family transcriptional regulator is translated as MVGMSKARGRPRTFDRDAALEAAIRLFWERGFEATSLGELTEAMGIRPGSLYAAFGDKKALFREAVEVYGRSPVGSFPARALAEEPTARGAVSRILREAAVVYADPAHPAGCLAISAATNVTVQDEEIATFLRDVRNAGLAAIEERLRQAQEEGELPAAADVSALASYFAAIVQGLSQRARDGADAAELSQVAELALAAWPGGD
- a CDS encoding SDR family oxidoreductase, with translation MIIVTGATGQLGCQIVESLLARVPADRVGVSVRDPQKARDLAERGVRVRQGSFSDAAGLAHAFEGASQVLIVSVDKMGEEAVRQHRAAIRGAVAAGARRILYTSHMGASPTSLFEPCRDHAATEEALRACGVPFTSLRNGFYATSALQFLGHGSESGEVELPADGPVSWTAHADLADAAAAVLTDEGRFDGPTPPLTAAQALTFDDIAAIATEVGGRGVKRITTPDAAFREQLVGHGVPAGTADQLLGVFTAGRAGEFATVDPTLATLIGREPTSLRAVLREQLRGN
- a CDS encoding TetR/AcrR family transcriptional regulator — translated: MPPRSRGSRGAAAVESETATTEREPRQRVIEAAAELLAREGRDAVTTRAVAVAAGLQPPAIYRLFGDKDGLLEAVAEHGFAKFLASKTVAPHPQDPIEDLRAGWDLAVEFGLDNPALYTLMYSEPTTTSSAAFEAGMKILMGRIRRLAAGGWLRVDEELAAMIIHATARGAVLTWLSLPEDQRNPALLTALRESMVATVTNQEPAVQAAGPAGAARALRAALPEQTTLSGAEQHLLTEWLGRLAADG
- a CDS encoding carbonic anhydrase translates to MAESPKRRVLLAGALASATVALAGCTPTSAVTTPSSATPSSTSSSGATSMPPPTTPAAAFARLMEGNKRWVSGDLQHPDRDPDRREFVAQQQEPYGSVLSCIDSRVPPELLFDTGLGDLYVMRTGGEAIGPVVTGSVEYGPMTSGTPLIVVLGHQRCGAVKAAYDSLRDGKPLPGNLQAIVKALEPAYRQAVREGGSDPVETMARAQVTLTAADLRTNDDLAPLVKKGDLAVVGAYYSLDTGKVEVLSGAPS
- a CDS encoding FAD-dependent oxidoreductase codes for the protein MTTPVTIIGAGLGGLTLARVLHVHGIPATVYEAEPSAEARTQGGRLDIHAHNGQLALEAAGLTAEFRAIIHEGGEATRALDRHGKVLLDEPDNGNGARPEVLRGDLRRILVDSLPTGTVRWGKKLTGVAALGDGRHEVTFTDGSTVSTELLVGADGAWSKVRPLLSDAMPEYVGTTFIETYLHDADERHSAAAEAVGDGAMFALAPGKGIAAHREAGNILHTYVQLKCPAEWIAGIDFTDAAAATARVAAEFDGWAPELTALITDGETAPVPRTIHTLPNRHRWDRVPGVTLLGDAAHLMPPSGEGANLAMLDGAELGQAIAAHADDLEAALTAYEEAMFPRSESEAADAHKLLALCLDDRAPHSLIDFLTG
- a CDS encoding TetR/AcrR family transcriptional regulator — encoded protein: MATRTRRPERREEPLSRERIVEAAIGLLDTAGESGLTFRALAERLATGPGAIYWHVAGKDELLGAATDAVVAGAMTADTVDATPQDAIRALALGAFDAIDDHPWIGAQLTRAPGQSPMMRVFEHIGRQVQALGVPAADQFTVASALWSYILGVAGQNAANARSAPPDTDRTEFLGAVSAVWANLDPDEYAFTRSVAGRLRDHDDREEFLAGIDLILTGITAGR
- a CDS encoding FUSC family protein, which encodes MRLFPERLVKLLSRVPRGSRLVKRLRHPAAVQTLRATVAATIAYVIALHLSREPVPLTAPLTALLVVEVTLYATVKMSIRRINAVVVGVFIAIGFSALVGLSWWSLGLIILASLIIGPLVRANEFVPEVAISAMLVLGVTQVASSAWDRVLETLIGALTGLAFNLFFAPPLWVDTAGDALEDLARRMRRLLVELADQLDDETPWPVAAERLHEARRLDQDIADVDASLRQAEDSLRLNPRVREGRLHRVVLRTGLDTLEICTVVLRVIARTLTDLAKQREEEWLLEPEVSMAMRDLLGHVGDAVVSFAVLVSTGTSSESETAEDRLVSHLGAANVQREHVARLLLDTVQDDPRQWQLQGALLTEIDRILDELDTDHRSQRLMEELDRNAQQLHERFPALAEVLKWARKHNLRVRRKGT